One stretch of Saccharopolyspora erythraea DNA includes these proteins:
- a CDS encoding complex I subunit 4 family protein: MTVLLALILLPLFGSVVVWLLRGNEPVAKWTALAFSLVEVVLAAVAWLEYDPAGARLQLTSSVPWIPAFDINLSFGVDGIALVMVAVIALLLPLVLGYSWGEKLPAGRTHGGFFSLLLLEQALTVGVFAATDVFLFYVLFEIMLIPMYFLIGGYGGEQRTYAAVKFFLYSFLGGLIMLASAIGAYVYSAQVLGQGTFDWAKLVPVLADAPTNVQVWIFLGFFTAFAIKAPLVPLHTWLPDAAAQAPIGVAVIVVGVLDKVGTFGFLRYSLPLTPDASKLLTPMVLVLAVLGVLYGSLQAFGQDDLKRFIAYVSIAHFGFIALGIFAFTSQSQVGAVSYMINHSIATGMLILAIGMVIARGGSTRIADYGGMARLTPLLAGVLLVAGLSTLSLPGTNSFISEFLVLVGSFPTQPVYTVLATVGMVLAAVYVLRIYQQVMQGPVRGDALLASATGPGAVGDPALPEKHRRGITDLDLREKAVLAPLIVLVLALGFYPKPVLDVIGPSVGATMSEVGVTDPVTSQGGN; encoded by the coding sequence ATGACCGTGCTCCTCGCACTGATCCTGCTACCGCTGTTCGGCTCGGTGGTGGTCTGGCTGCTGCGCGGCAACGAGCCGGTGGCGAAGTGGACCGCGCTGGCGTTCTCGCTCGTCGAGGTCGTCCTGGCCGCCGTCGCCTGGCTGGAGTACGACCCGGCGGGCGCGCGGCTGCAGCTCACCAGCTCGGTTCCGTGGATCCCCGCCTTCGACATCAACCTGTCGTTCGGCGTGGACGGCATCGCGCTGGTCATGGTCGCGGTGATCGCGCTGCTGCTGCCGCTGGTGCTGGGCTACAGCTGGGGCGAGAAGCTGCCCGCGGGCCGCACCCACGGCGGGTTCTTCTCGCTGCTGCTGCTGGAGCAGGCGCTGACGGTCGGCGTGTTCGCCGCGACCGACGTGTTCCTGTTCTACGTGCTGTTCGAGATCATGCTGATCCCGATGTACTTCCTCATCGGCGGGTACGGCGGCGAGCAGCGCACCTACGCCGCGGTGAAGTTCTTCCTGTACTCCTTCCTCGGCGGCCTGATCATGCTGGCCTCGGCGATCGGCGCCTACGTCTACTCGGCGCAGGTGCTGGGACAGGGCACCTTCGACTGGGCGAAGCTGGTGCCGGTGCTGGCCGACGCGCCGACGAACGTGCAGGTGTGGATCTTCCTCGGCTTCTTCACCGCGTTCGCCATCAAGGCGCCGCTGGTGCCGCTGCACACCTGGCTGCCCGACGCCGCCGCGCAGGCGCCGATCGGCGTCGCGGTCATCGTCGTCGGCGTGCTGGACAAGGTCGGCACCTTCGGTTTCCTGCGCTACAGCCTGCCGCTGACACCGGACGCCTCGAAGCTGCTGACTCCGATGGTGCTGGTGCTTGCGGTGCTCGGGGTGCTGTACGGGTCGCTGCAGGCGTTCGGCCAGGACGACCTCAAGCGCTTCATCGCCTACGTCTCGATCGCGCACTTCGGCTTCATCGCGCTGGGCATCTTCGCCTTCACCTCGCAGTCGCAGGTGGGCGCGGTGTCGTACATGATCAACCACAGCATCGCGACCGGCATGCTCATCCTGGCCATCGGCATGGTGATCGCCCGAGGTGGCTCGACCCGCATCGCCGACTACGGCGGCATGGCGCGGCTGACGCCGCTGCTGGCGGGCGTGCTGCTGGTCGCGGGGCTCAGCACGCTGTCGCTGCCCGGCACCAACTCGTTCATCAGCGAGTTCCTGGTGCTGGTCGGATCCTTCCCGACCCAGCCGGTCTACACGGTCCTGGCGACCGTCGGCATGGTGCTGGCCGCGGTGTACGTGCTCCGGATCTACCAGCAGGTGATGCAGGGGCCGGTGCGCGGCGACGCGCTGCTGGCCTCGGCCACCGGACCCGGCGCGGTCGGCGACCCGGCGCTGCCGGAGAAGCACCGGCGCGGCATCACCGACCTCGACCTCCGGGAGAAGGCGGTCCTCGCGCCGCTGATCGTGCTCGTGCTGGCGCTGGGCTTCTACCCGAAGCCGGTGCTGGACGTGATCGGCCCGTCGGTCGGCGCAACCATGAGCGAGGTCGGCGTCACCGACCCCGTCACCTCGCAGGGAGGTAACTGA
- the nuoN gene encoding NADH-quinone oxidoreductase subunit NuoN, which translates to MSQVELPLIDYAAIMPVLVILGAACLGVLVEAFLPRHQRWSAQVGLSLLALVAAGVALALHARQGGTGVTTLSDSLAIDAPTLFLWGTLLALGLGAILLIADRSVEPGGAFVAESNDTGPAGSGEMTRATAAVAGMRTEVFPLALFALGGMMVFCAANDLLTMFIALEVLSLPLYLMCGLAKRRRLLSQEAAVKYFLLGAFASAFFLYGLALLYGYAGSVKLSAIAAATAGTDRSDTLLFAGLGLLVVGLLFKASVGPFHTWTPDVYQGAPTAVTGFMAACTKVAAFGGILRVFQVAFQASSWEWRGVLYAVAIVSMVIGVVLGLTQSDIKRMIAYSSVAHAGFLLVGAIALTERGLAGTMFYLLAYGFTTIAIFGVISLVRTSDGEATHLSDWAGLAKRSPVVAWVFTFLLLALAGIPMTSGFVGKFVVFEAALADGMAPLVVVALVASAVAAFFYLRVIVLMHFSEPAEDGPTVSVPGAFTTAAITLGVVVTLLLGVLPSLALDWANLGGFVS; encoded by the coding sequence GTGAGTCAGGTCGAGCTGCCGCTGATCGACTACGCGGCGATCATGCCGGTCCTGGTGATCCTCGGAGCGGCGTGCCTGGGGGTGCTGGTCGAGGCGTTCCTGCCGCGCCACCAGCGGTGGTCGGCGCAGGTGGGGCTGAGCCTGCTGGCCCTGGTCGCGGCCGGGGTCGCGCTGGCGCTGCACGCCCGGCAGGGCGGCACCGGCGTCACGACGCTGTCGGACTCCCTGGCCATCGACGCGCCGACGCTGTTCCTGTGGGGCACGCTGCTGGCCCTCGGCCTGGGTGCGATCCTGCTGATCGCCGACCGCTCGGTGGAGCCGGGCGGCGCGTTCGTCGCCGAGTCCAACGACACCGGCCCCGCCGGTTCCGGCGAGATGACCCGCGCGACAGCGGCGGTCGCGGGCATGCGCACCGAGGTGTTCCCGCTCGCGCTGTTCGCCCTCGGCGGGATGATGGTCTTCTGCGCGGCCAACGACCTGCTGACGATGTTCATCGCGCTGGAGGTGCTGAGCCTCCCGCTGTACCTGATGTGCGGCCTGGCCAAGCGTCGCAGGCTGCTCTCGCAGGAGGCGGCGGTCAAGTACTTCCTGCTCGGCGCGTTCGCGTCGGCGTTCTTCCTCTACGGGCTGGCGCTGCTCTACGGCTACGCGGGCTCGGTCAAGCTGTCGGCGATCGCCGCCGCGACCGCGGGCACCGACCGCTCCGACACGCTGCTGTTCGCCGGGCTCGGCCTGCTGGTGGTGGGCCTGCTGTTCAAGGCGTCGGTCGGGCCGTTCCACACCTGGACCCCGGACGTCTACCAGGGCGCGCCGACCGCGGTGACCGGTTTCATGGCGGCCTGCACGAAGGTCGCCGCGTTCGGCGGCATCCTGCGGGTCTTCCAGGTCGCCTTCCAGGCGTCGAGCTGGGAGTGGCGCGGGGTGCTGTACGCGGTGGCGATCGTGTCGATGGTCATCGGCGTCGTGCTGGGCCTGACCCAGAGCGACATCAAGCGGATGATCGCCTACTCCTCGGTGGCCCACGCCGGGTTCCTGCTGGTCGGCGCGATCGCGCTGACCGAGCGCGGGCTGGCGGGCACCATGTTCTACCTGCTGGCCTACGGCTTCACCACGATCGCGATCTTCGGCGTGATCAGCCTGGTCCGGACCTCCGATGGTGAGGCTACTCACCTTTCGGACTGGGCCGGGCTGGCCAAGCGGTCGCCGGTGGTGGCCTGGGTGTTCACCTTCCTGCTCCTCGCACTCGCGGGCATCCCGATGACCAGCGGCTTCGTCGGGAAGTTCGTGGTCTTCGAGGCCGCTCTCGCCGACGGTATGGCACCGTTGGTGGTGGTGGCCCTGGTGGCTAGTGCGGTCGCGGCGTTCTTCTACCTTCGTGTCATCGTGCTGATGCATTTCAGCGAACCGGCCGAGGACGGCCCCACCGTCAGCGTGCCGGGCGCGTTCACGACGGCGGCGATCACGCTGGGCGTGGTCGTGACGCTGTTGCTGGGCGTGCTGCCGTCGTTGGCACTGGACTGGGCCAACCTCGGTGGCTTCGTGTCGTAG
- a CDS encoding polyprenyl synthetase family protein, with protein sequence MSRPAGDPNSYLTGVVAGPTGFEITDSALAESVRQGIADVEALLHESVRSDLEFATRTSLHLVDAGGKRFRPLFALLAAQFGDPRTENVIKSAAVVEMVHLATLYHDDVMDEATMRRGATSANARWDNSVAILTGDFLFAQASRLVADLGTDAAREMARTFEALVTGQMRETVGVGRDEDPVDFYLKVIHEKTGSLIAIAGRFGALFSGANPEQVTAMERLGRILGTAFQISDDVIDIASPAGESGKTPGTDLREGVRTLPMLFALADEGTDVRLRELLAGPLEHDADVEEALKLLRECDGLTRARRTLDEYAAEARTELAALPDVPARDALATLVDYVVARTR encoded by the coding sequence GTGAGCAGGCCAGCGGGTGACCCGAACAGCTACCTGACGGGCGTTGTTGCGGGTCCGACGGGATTCGAGATCACCGACTCGGCACTGGCCGAGTCGGTGCGACAGGGCATCGCCGACGTCGAGGCGCTGCTGCACGAGTCGGTGCGCAGCGACCTCGAGTTCGCCACCCGCACGTCGCTGCACCTGGTGGACGCGGGCGGCAAGCGGTTCCGCCCGCTGTTCGCGCTGCTGGCCGCCCAGTTCGGGGACCCCCGCACGGAGAACGTCATCAAGTCCGCCGCGGTCGTGGAGATGGTCCATCTGGCCACGCTCTACCACGACGACGTCATGGACGAGGCGACCATGCGCCGCGGCGCGACCAGCGCCAACGCCCGCTGGGACAACTCGGTGGCGATCCTGACCGGCGACTTCCTGTTCGCCCAGGCGTCCCGGCTGGTCGCCGACCTCGGCACCGACGCCGCCCGCGAGATGGCCAGGACGTTCGAGGCGCTGGTCACCGGCCAGATGCGGGAGACGGTCGGGGTCGGCCGCGACGAGGACCCGGTCGACTTCTACCTGAAGGTGATCCACGAGAAGACGGGTTCGCTGATCGCCATCGCGGGCCGGTTCGGCGCGCTGTTCTCCGGGGCGAACCCGGAGCAGGTGACGGCGATGGAGCGGCTGGGCCGCATCCTGGGCACCGCCTTCCAGATCTCCGACGACGTCATCGACATCGCATCGCCCGCCGGCGAGTCCGGCAAGACCCCGGGCACCGACCTGCGCGAGGGCGTGCGGACGCTGCCCATGCTTTTCGCGCTGGCCGACGAGGGCACCGACGTCCGGCTGCGCGAGCTGCTGGCCGGGCCGCTGGAGCACGACGCCGACGTGGAGGAGGCGCTGAAGCTGCTGCGGGAGTGCGACGGCCTTACGCGCGCCCGGCGCACTCTCGACGAGTACGCGGCGGAGGCGCGCACGGAGCTCGCGGCGCTGCCCGACGTGCCGGCACGCGACGCGCTCGCCACGCTCGTCGACTACGTCGTCGCCCGCACCAGGTAG
- the nuoI gene encoding NADH-quinone oxidoreductase subunit NuoI: MGVFDPIKGFGVTFSTMFRKVVTEEYPEVKKIPAPRFHGKHQLNRHPDGLEKCVGCELCAWACPADAIFVEGGTNTEDERYSPGERYGMDYQINYLRCIGCGLCIEACPTRSLTMTNEYETADDNRRDLIFTKEDLLAPLLPGMEQPPHPMRLGDDEQDYYVRGPELARQAGVPEGETVETGPEEARR, translated from the coding sequence ATGGGAGTGTTTGATCCGATCAAGGGCTTCGGCGTCACCTTCTCGACGATGTTCCGCAAGGTCGTCACCGAGGAGTACCCGGAGGTCAAGAAGATCCCGGCGCCTCGGTTCCACGGCAAGCACCAGCTCAACCGTCACCCGGACGGGCTGGAGAAGTGCGTGGGCTGCGAGCTGTGCGCCTGGGCGTGCCCGGCCGACGCGATCTTCGTCGAGGGCGGCACGAACACCGAGGACGAGCGGTACTCGCCCGGTGAGCGCTACGGCATGGACTACCAGATCAACTACCTGCGCTGCATCGGCTGCGGGTTGTGCATCGAGGCATGCCCGACCCGCTCGCTGACCATGACCAACGAGTACGAGACCGCCGACGACAACCGTCGCGACCTCATCTTCACCAAGGAAGACCTGCTCGCGCCGCTGCTGCCGGGCATGGAGCAGCCGCCGCACCCGATGCGGCTCGGCGACGACGAGCAGGACTACTACGTGCGGGGTCCGGAACTGGCGCGGCAGGCCGGGGTTCCCGAGGGCGAGACCGTGGAGACCGGTCCTGAGGAGGCCAGAAGGTGA
- a CDS encoding Lrp/AsnC family transcriptional regulator, protein MDSLDQRIVSRLVADARASYAEIGAEVGLSAPAVKRRVDKLLDLGVLQGFTAVVDPEALGWGTEAFVEVHCHGNVPTQRIRSGLEPLPEVVAAYTVSGPADAIVHLRAADIHHLETALERLRAVEFVSRTVSTVVLSRLLERPPQA, encoded by the coding sequence ATGGACTCCCTCGATCAGCGAATCGTTTCGCGACTGGTGGCCGACGCCCGGGCCAGCTACGCCGAGATAGGCGCGGAGGTGGGGCTGTCGGCCCCGGCGGTGAAACGACGGGTCGACAAGCTGCTCGACCTGGGTGTCCTGCAGGGATTCACCGCGGTGGTCGATCCGGAGGCGCTCGGCTGGGGCACCGAGGCGTTCGTGGAGGTGCACTGCCACGGCAACGTCCCCACGCAACGAATCCGCAGCGGCCTGGAGCCGCTGCCCGAGGTCGTCGCGGCCTACACGGTGTCCGGGCCTGCCGACGCGATCGTGCACCTGCGCGCCGCGGACATCCACCACCTCGAGACCGCGCTGGAGCGGCTGCGGGCGGTGGAGTTCGTCAGCCGGACGGTGTCGACGGTGGTGCTGTCGCGGCTGCTGGAGCGACCGCCGCAGGCCTGA
- the nuoL gene encoding NADH-quinone oxidoreductase subunit L, with protein MQQNAWLLIALPAFGALVLLLAGRRANGWGHVLGCATVIGSFAYAVALFFSINGLPAAQRERELYLFSWIPVEALQVDFGLRLDPLSMVFMLLITGVGALIHVYSIGYMAHDQEGRTGRDNTERRRFFAYLNLFVAAMLVLVMGNSFVTLYLGWEGVGLASYLLIGFWQGRPSAAAAATKAFVMNRVGDVGLALAIFLLFANLGTTQYSEVFARAGELTPGVLLAITLLLLLGACGKSGQVPLQAWLPDAMEGPTPVSALIHAATMVTAGVYLIARANPLYTLSPDGRLVVTIVGAVTLLVGCVIGCAYDDIKKVLAYSTVSQIGYMILAVGLGPAGYALGIMHLLTHGFFKAGLFLGAGSVMHGMNDEVDMRKFGGLYRYMPITFATFGMGYLALIGFPFMSGFYSKDAIIEAAFGQEGWRGWVFGGAALLGAGITAFYMTRLVLMTFFGEKRWENLKTSDGKDFHPHESPGVMTGPMIVLAIGSIGAGGFFVAGNRLVDYLTPSLGGLAESHHGVLPHEVVPYLTVALSALGVLVAWLVVGRKPVPVVRPERVSPVVRAARADLYGNALNRGLVVLPTRLLTRGLVEVDRKGVDGTVTGVAGLLGFGSTRMRRWQTGFVRSYALSMLAGGVILIAALMAVGTP; from the coding sequence ATCCAGCAGAACGCGTGGCTGCTCATCGCGCTGCCCGCGTTCGGCGCGCTGGTGCTGCTGCTGGCCGGGCGCCGGGCCAACGGGTGGGGCCACGTCCTGGGCTGCGCGACGGTGATCGGCTCGTTCGCGTACGCGGTCGCGCTGTTCTTCTCCATCAACGGCCTGCCCGCGGCGCAGCGGGAGCGGGAGCTGTACCTGTTCTCCTGGATCCCGGTCGAGGCGCTGCAGGTCGACTTCGGACTCCGGCTGGACCCGCTGTCGATGGTGTTCATGCTGCTGATCACGGGTGTGGGCGCGCTGATCCACGTCTACTCGATCGGTTACATGGCCCACGACCAGGAAGGCCGCACCGGCAGGGACAACACCGAGCGGCGCCGGTTCTTCGCCTACCTGAACCTGTTCGTCGCCGCGATGCTCGTGCTGGTCATGGGCAACAGCTTCGTGACGCTCTACCTCGGCTGGGAAGGCGTCGGCCTGGCGTCCTACCTGCTGATCGGCTTCTGGCAGGGCCGCCCGTCGGCGGCAGCGGCGGCGACCAAGGCCTTCGTGATGAACCGCGTCGGCGACGTCGGCCTGGCGCTGGCGATCTTCCTGCTGTTCGCCAACCTCGGCACCACCCAGTACTCGGAGGTCTTCGCCAGGGCCGGTGAGCTCACCCCGGGCGTGCTGCTCGCGATCACGCTGCTGCTCCTGCTCGGCGCGTGCGGCAAGTCCGGCCAGGTCCCGCTGCAGGCGTGGTTGCCGGACGCGATGGAGGGCCCGACCCCGGTCTCCGCGCTCATCCACGCCGCGACCATGGTCACCGCCGGTGTCTACCTGATCGCCAGGGCCAACCCGCTCTACACGCTCTCGCCCGACGGCAGGCTGGTCGTCACCATCGTCGGCGCGGTCACGCTGCTGGTCGGATGCGTCATCGGCTGCGCCTACGACGACATCAAGAAGGTGCTGGCCTACTCCACGGTCAGCCAGATCGGCTACATGATCCTCGCGGTGGGCCTCGGCCCGGCGGGCTACGCGCTGGGCATCATGCACCTGCTCACCCACGGCTTCTTCAAGGCCGGGCTGTTCCTCGGCGCCGGCTCGGTGATGCACGGCATGAACGACGAGGTCGACATGCGCAAGTTCGGCGGCCTCTACCGGTACATGCCGATCACGTTCGCCACCTTCGGGATGGGCTACCTCGCGCTGATCGGCTTCCCGTTCATGTCGGGCTTCTACTCCAAGGACGCGATCATCGAGGCCGCGTTCGGCCAGGAGGGCTGGCGCGGCTGGGTGTTCGGCGGCGCGGCGCTGCTGGGCGCGGGCATCACGGCCTTCTACATGACCCGCCTGGTGCTGATGACGTTCTTCGGCGAGAAGCGCTGGGAGAACCTGAAGACGAGCGACGGGAAGGACTTCCACCCGCACGAGTCCCCGGGGGTGATGACCGGGCCGATGATCGTGCTCGCGATCGGCTCGATCGGGGCCGGCGGGTTCTTCGTCGCGGGCAACCGCCTGGTCGACTACCTGACGCCGTCGCTGGGCGGGCTCGCCGAAAGCCACCACGGGGTGCTGCCGCACGAGGTGGTCCCGTACCTGACGGTCGCGCTCTCGGCGCTCGGGGTGCTCGTCGCCTGGCTGGTCGTCGGTCGCAAGCCGGTCCCGGTGGTGCGGCCGGAGCGGGTGTCGCCGGTCGTGCGCGCGGCCCGCGCCGACCTCTACGGCAACGCGCTGAACCGCGGACTCGTGGTGCTGCCGACCAGGCTGCTGACTCGCGGCCTGGTCGAGGTCGACCGCAAGGGCGTCGACGGCACCGTCACCGGGGTGGCCGGCCTGCTCGGGTTCGGTTCCACCCGGATGCGGCGCTGGCAGACCGGATTCGTCCGCTCCTACGCCCTGTCCATGCTCGCAGGCGGCGTGATCCTGATCGCCGCCCTGATGGCCGTGGGGACGCCATGA
- the nuoK gene encoding NADH-quinone oxidoreductase subunit NuoK — translation MTPTYYLLLSALLFSIGAVGVLVRRNAIVVFMCIELMLNAVNLTLVTFARIEGSVNGQVMAFFVMVVAAAEVVVGLAIIMSIFRTRRSASVDDANLLKY, via the coding sequence GTGACCCCGACCTACTACCTGCTGTTGTCGGCCCTGCTGTTCAGCATCGGGGCGGTGGGCGTCCTGGTCCGGCGCAACGCGATCGTCGTGTTCATGTGCATCGAGCTGATGCTCAACGCCGTCAACCTGACGCTGGTGACCTTCGCCCGCATCGAGGGGTCGGTGAACGGGCAGGTCATGGCCTTCTTCGTGATGGTCGTCGCCGCGGCCGAGGTCGTGGTCGGCCTGGCGATCATCATGTCGATCTTCCGTACGCGTCGCTCGGCCTCGGTCGATGACGCCAACCTCCTGAAGTACTGA
- a CDS encoding NADH-quinone oxidoreductase subunit J, which produces MALAAQILQQTQYLAQTQAQDVVGAGEAAVFWTLGPLALLGALGMVFARNAVHSALWLVLTMLCLGVLYMAQSAPFLGFTQIIVYTGAIMMLFLFVLMMVGRDSSDSVVEVLRGQRLAAALAGVGFAALLVTGLARALTDVPVAAPLNPWSPQGGGAGGLGRLIFTDYLFPFELTSALLITAALGAMVLAYGGKGRAKRMSQRDMADARFRSARVSPLPGPGVYATANSVATPALLPDGSVAPESLSELLDNLPADRFREERRAVSGEAPEPGPRALTGEREAEQATTPDRSEPEHTNGDGPHPGGGNGNGNGNGNGKESEQASTEEVRR; this is translated from the coding sequence ATGGCACTCGCGGCCCAGATCCTCCAGCAAACGCAGTACCTGGCGCAGACCCAGGCCCAGGACGTGGTCGGCGCCGGCGAGGCCGCGGTCTTCTGGACCCTCGGCCCGCTGGCGCTGCTCGGCGCGCTCGGCATGGTCTTCGCCCGCAACGCGGTGCACTCCGCGCTCTGGCTGGTGCTGACGATGCTGTGCCTCGGCGTGCTCTACATGGCCCAGAGCGCGCCGTTCCTCGGTTTCACCCAGATCATCGTCTACACCGGCGCGATCATGATGCTGTTCCTGTTCGTGCTGATGATGGTGGGCCGCGACTCGTCGGACTCGGTCGTGGAGGTGCTGCGCGGGCAGCGGCTGGCCGCGGCGCTGGCGGGCGTGGGCTTCGCCGCGCTGCTGGTGACCGGCCTGGCCAGGGCGCTCACCGACGTGCCGGTCGCCGCGCCGCTGAACCCGTGGTCGCCGCAGGGCGGTGGCGCGGGCGGTCTCGGACGGCTGATCTTCACCGACTACCTGTTCCCCTTCGAGCTCACCTCGGCGCTGCTGATCACCGCGGCGCTGGGCGCGATGGTCCTGGCCTACGGCGGCAAGGGGCGGGCCAAGCGGATGTCGCAGCGCGACATGGCCGACGCCCGCTTCCGCAGCGCGCGGGTCTCGCCGCTGCCCGGCCCGGGCGTCTACGCGACGGCGAACTCGGTGGCCACGCCCGCGTTGCTGCCCGACGGCTCGGTCGCCCCGGAGTCGCTCTCGGAGCTGCTGGACAACCTGCCCGCCGACCGGTTCCGCGAGGAGCGCCGGGCGGTTTCGGGAGAGGCGCCCGAACCCGGGCCGCGCGCGCTGACCGGTGAGCGGGAGGCCGAGCAGGCCACGACGCCGGATCGCTCCGAGCCGGAGCACACCAACGGCGACGGACCGCACCCCGGCGGCGGCAACGGGAACGGCAACGGCAACGGCAACGGCAAGGAATCCGAGCAAGCATCCACCGAGGAGGTCCGGCGGTGA
- a CDS encoding sunset domain-containing protein — translation MTWLFTQVWLWSLAAFALGSLFTWLLFVRPLRRRLDAVSADYADYVRETEDSGRDRERTLTAMEPDEGPLDLLEPAEPVRADRLGPAQPTALVDRDELPGQAQDEAEEPAFGAWDRAPRAWAAPVPPAGDSAEVTQQVERITDDDTARQPVEPAPRPPEPAWGSDGPSREFAARVRADAEREPEPVEPAWQPAGTSRDAAESARVPEGIELADDEAAGRSTWFQKSMRADKQENPEWPAEADEPTGSDSAQDSAESPGRAEPAARVPASAESGAREDTERDAQLSGQLRSLFEPLGDPGVDEARKDTPYVPPLGAEATQNIPRITDDAEPDSDAPPLPRRTPGVGPRPGKPKTTSNSGRNGSSNGSGPAAANGSSGSASNGSAESPSGDASGKNAPATDTKQHVGPTRREGYMVKGHFASRQYHTPESPQYERIVAEVWFRTAADAEQAGFEPWDGRQHNT, via the coding sequence GTGACGTGGCTGTTCACCCAGGTTTGGCTGTGGAGCCTGGCCGCCTTCGCGTTGGGTTCCCTGTTCACCTGGCTGCTGTTCGTCCGGCCGCTGCGGCGCCGCCTGGACGCGGTATCGGCTGACTACGCCGACTACGTGCGCGAAACCGAGGATTCCGGGCGCGACCGGGAGCGGACGCTGACGGCGATGGAGCCGGACGAGGGCCCGCTGGACCTGCTTGAGCCCGCCGAGCCCGTGCGGGCGGACCGGCTCGGCCCGGCGCAGCCGACGGCGCTGGTCGACCGCGACGAGCTGCCCGGCCAGGCCCAGGACGAGGCGGAGGAGCCTGCGTTCGGTGCCTGGGACCGCGCTCCGCGTGCGTGGGCCGCGCCTGTCCCGCCGGCGGGAGACTCCGCGGAGGTGACCCAGCAGGTCGAGCGCATCACCGACGACGACACCGCCCGCCAGCCGGTCGAGCCGGCGCCGCGTCCGCCAGAGCCGGCGTGGGGGTCCGACGGCCCGTCCCGCGAGTTCGCCGCGCGGGTCCGCGCGGACGCCGAGCGCGAACCGGAACCCGTCGAGCCCGCGTGGCAGCCGGCCGGCACCTCGCGCGACGCGGCGGAGTCGGCGCGGGTGCCCGAGGGCATCGAGCTGGCCGACGACGAGGCCGCCGGCCGCAGCACGTGGTTCCAGAAGTCGATGCGGGCGGACAAGCAGGAGAACCCGGAGTGGCCCGCCGAGGCGGACGAGCCGACCGGCTCCGACTCGGCCCAGGACTCCGCCGAGTCGCCGGGGCGCGCTGAGCCGGCAGCCCGGGTGCCGGCTTCCGCGGAGTCCGGTGCGCGGGAGGACACCGAGCGGGATGCGCAGCTCTCCGGGCAGCTCCGCTCGCTCTTCGAGCCGCTCGGTGACCCGGGAGTCGACGAGGCCCGCAAGGACACGCCCTACGTCCCGCCGCTGGGTGCCGAGGCCACCCAGAACATCCCGCGCATCACCGACGACGCCGAACCCGACTCGGACGCGCCGCCGCTGCCGCGCCGCACACCCGGGGTGGGCCCCCGGCCGGGCAAGCCGAAGACGACGTCGAACTCCGGGCGCAACGGATCGTCGAACGGCTCCGGTCCGGCCGCGGCGAACGGCAGCTCCGGCTCCGCGTCCAACGGCTCCGCGGAAAGCCCGTCAGGCGATGCGAGCGGGAAGAACGCTCCCGCCACCGACACCAAGCAACACGTGGGCCCGACGCGGCGGGAGGGCTACATGGTCAAGGGCCACTTCGCCTCCCGGCAGTACCACACGCCGGAGTCGCCGCAGTACGAACGCATCGTGGCCGAGGTGTGGTTCCGCACCGCCGCCGACGCCGAGCAGGCCGGGTTCGAGCCATGGGACGGCCGTCAGCACAACACCTGA